Genomic DNA from Porites lutea chromosome 4, jaPorLute2.1, whole genome shotgun sequence:
CCCTCTGAATATGGAAAGAGCAtcacaatttcagttatctatgacaaaaaaaagagcctagactgcaaaacagtccgtatttttgcgtattcaagtacgcgcgagcagtcaaacaaaggtgtggaacgaggctgaaaacagagagcaagagtggggagagacgctaaaaaatacggactgtccgTTTTGCATACGTTATATTCGTTCGAATTACCCGCTTCTCCCAGCCACGGGCAATTCCCATTGGCTAAATTTCGATACAAGCTGTCACCAAACTGTCAAGTAATGTTTTCAACAAGTCATTCGCGATATTCCTACCGAAATGAATTGCTAAAGCTTTCGCCGTAAAATGATGGATAGGCCGGATATGCTCGCAAGAATTGGGATTTGTTTGAAAATCGGAGCAGAGGGAAGCTTTGGAGTTACTGCTCAGGGGAAAGGATGTTTTCTGTGTTCTACCAACAGGATTTGACAAAAGCCTCATTTATCAGATGTGGTTCATGCAAAGAGTTCGTCAAGTTCTGTTCAACTGCAGACAGTCATTGTTATCTTGCTTGGCTAAAAAAAGGGGGATCGGTAGGGAACACACGACTTTCACCTCATGcaaaaatgctgcttgttccaataaattgCTTTCTCTGTCGAGTAGATTATGctttggaggaaaacgttttgactgagcaatcGTGAATTTTGGCCGCTTATTAAATATGTTTCATACTGACAGGttgtgacacgcatattgattttaaTGCTAGAGTTTTCGAATGGCTGTATCTCGTTCAATATGGACCCGATAAACACCAAACATGAAACTTGAGAATGACTTTATATATGggtcttaaattataatttgccgtctgatgcaagagcattttctttcttGGCCCCTTTAGAAATGTAAAGCTCTTCATTGCGGCTgattaagggttttaggttgttttatttctccaaagtgcctcctggatttgaataattttaagcgattttctttatgtccgtgaatgtgactatttcctgcaatgttttgtcacgccgGACCCAGCTCGTTAGGGTTTTTAGcagtattttaaattctcacagatagtgatttacagagcTAAATCACCAAGACGTGGATTGGAATGAGGGTATTTACTCATTCTTTTCAATCGCAATAATTGTTCATTGTCAGTTGACGTGTTCAGTTCTTCTCTAATTTGCGAAAGCATCACCGTGCAGTTTCCCGGGGTAGTTTCTAACCTTTGTTCCGCACGAGGAGAAAACTCTTGTGGAGAAAGATTCTCCTTGCTTGGGGACAACGaacttttcgtttttttgtaGGTCGGCCCACTTTGGTAACGTTTCTCCTTTTCTGGTAGGCGCAACAAACACATTTTCTGAGCTTATCCATCCACTCGTAAAATTGCCGAACTGTGTTTTAAAACAACAGCCGCACATTCTACAATTTATCCGAAGCGCTTGGCACTTTCGGCTTTTTCCCTCTTCGAGGAGCAGGCAGGCTTTGTTGTTGTACTGCCACTTCCACTCATTTTTGATCCTCCACTATATATACTACATTTCACAGAGAAGCAACGccaaaaaatgctttagaaTTACAGGATTACAGCGTCAAGATTCGAAGCCAAGTGCAGACAATAACACGCGGTATTCTCCCGCGAAATCAATCACCGAGGTTATCAATTTCATAAAGAGGGCGGGATTGtgaacagatttttgacagctcGACGGCATTTTTGAACCCCCTGGTCGGAACGAACTCATTGTATGGAAAAcggacagtcggttttttctcgctcgcctcacacgcccgtagggcgtgtgaggcgagcGCGGTTCGCGCGcataagactcttacgccacgcgtTATCGATTTActcgatttctttactgattttgaggaaaaaaccgactgttttgcagtctaaaaagAGCCAGATATACTGaatagtttcggagaaattatctttgaaaaCGTCGAAACCTTACAAAGAATATATGGGCTCATTAAGGTTTTGTCACCCAGCAATTTCGTAGTTATTCCTTTGttattgcttgcaaagagcgGGATATTGCTCAAATTAACCAACTTTCTCAACGTTTGGATTTAATTTGTGCATGCCGTGACGCCTTCTATGGGTTACTttgtatgctaatgagcaaaactgTATACTATGACTTCAGCAAAGATTCCTATAGTGTAGATGTGCTTACCCAACTGTTGACATGGTAACAAAAGCCCACCAGAAGCCGTCAAATATCCCGCGATAAAACGGCCTGCCAAACTCCTCGTTATTGGTCTTCGTTTCCTGTTTGAATTTAACAAGGCAAGTCCTCCTCGATCAGTCGGCTAAGATTAACTTGCATAAACTGAGTAATGTTATGGTGGTGAACGGTATTAAAGCTTGTTCATTTGGGACTTTTTTTGCTATACACCAGGAGCCTCGTTATGGACGTATTTTGCATATTTCCCCCGGATGAGTGTATTATTATGAAACGTAAGAATTAACTAACagcgttcaagttactattttCCCTAAGCTAAATTcaaaaaaattgcctagaattttctatagcttggggaaagctaaaactttttagATGACCGtttcattcatgtacaattttcgacgcttatctaataaattccctatgattttctgaatttttcccattttactccccaggttaagctatttttcgtagggaaaggaaaccttaaattttcggaatcgaaaatGCGATGCAGAGAGGAATAAGAAGAATTTTCaatttcgtaaaactttaaattgcaacTAAAATGTTgaggaaaataatactgaagcccttgcaatttcgataagactcaagttgccctaggataaCCGAACGGATATAAATTTTTTAGAgtcacttagaatgcatttttagcgatctaaaagtactctggatagcctaaaaagtgttttcaatgcatttaagaggaaaccgtcgttgggtgtccATGGTTTTTGGTGCCCACgtatttctatatattttttagtaAGATCTACGCATTTCCGTTTGTTTTTCCacttatcattttcttttagGGCGGGAAGGGGGCTGTTCTAAGGGGGAGGGGGCTAGCCATCCAGTTCCCCCTTCCCTCTAGATCCGGCCCTGGGTGTTAcaattctccttcttccaaattATGTTTTGTGCTTACCATCATCCAGACAAATATCCCTGCTACAAACGACAGCAGAATTGTCAAGGCAACGATGGGGAGACAGCTGCTAATGGCATTCCAAATTTCCCTATTCGTCATCATCCATGATGAGTGCTGTGTTAGATTAGATCTTTGGATTAGGACGACTCCAGGAGAATCCAAAATTTTGATGAAAGGTAGGgtttttttgtagattttgtCCTCATCGCTTTGCACAGGAAGAATAAGATGAACGCTATCATTAAGGAGAACGTTGTGAAGTTGAGATCTGTTTAGTGCTCGTGTTTtgaaatttattattgttttggttCCTGCATTAAGTATTGCGCAACACTTGTTCAAAGCCAGATCAAAAACGTAGTGAAACATCCCTTGTACTTCACTTGCATTTTCACCAGAATTTGTCGTGAACGGTGGTCTTAACAGCCATGATGCGTTAAGCTCTCTTGGGCATTGAATTTCTCTCAAAGCCCTTGGGCCGGGCTTTGAGCCATAGGACTTTTCTAGCATTCGATCTACAAAACTGATCGAGTCTTGCGACAAAATGGAACAGGCCATAGTTgtcacaaacaacaaaacaagtgGAAGCATCATCCAGCAGAACCAAAACTGGATGGAACAATGAACGTTAATGTGCAATGATCTGCCAAAGAGAAGctaatttgctttttaaacaGCTTGGTTAATTTATTTCATcagatattttcttttcttgctgCTGACATAATGACAGCATACCTACTCACCTGGGTCTTTTAGATGCAAATACATAATCACTTATGTCATACCGAGTACAAATTAAATTGACttattttgcaaattgtttTCACGCGACTGGTTCATGATTTGTCGTAATATTAGGCATAAATGCCACGAGTAATATTTCGAACTTGTAATACAtataatttgagacaattttgaaatatcacgagtggtatttatgccaaatattaaGTACggatcatgctattatttgtttatattgCTACctgcaaaggttttgtaattttcacatgtgggtatttcaaattaagctgacgaataccactgctctaagccaatcaaattgcagaaatttctcatttagTAGTATAATGGGATTGATTTGAGCCAGGTGCTTTAATGAAGCTTTAATCTATGGTCTCAAGGAAGAAGGCTACTATACGTTTACAGCTATTCTTGTCATTCTTAGAGTCACTAAAGGAGACAGCTGGATGCAAGTTTGTTTAATTCATCTAACTTATACTCCATGCAGTCTCGTCAAATGTTCGAACATTTATACAGGAGCTCCCTTATTTTTTTATAAGTACTTCCTTTCCTGAAATGTGCCTTTATTAACAGGAAATTTTATCTATTAAAGCAGACCTATTGCAGCTGAAATACATCTCACGGAGATGTTGATTTTCTGACGGATAAAAAGAGTCACTCGAGAAATCTAGTCCCTTCCTCAGTCGTCTTCACTTGAGgtaatagaaagaaaaaaaggcaacgACTTTAAGGGGGCttgggcctgtttctcgaaagttccgatgattaacgggcccgtaaagctgttgttgtttacatgaaagATAGACGTTTCAATCATTTTGCATCttacatgataaaactatcagttaatgaaacgaAATGGACtattttgctagccaggacccgcgctcttattctttttatttcgatttgaatatttgattccttgcccgaaaagttatcgggactttgGAGAAGAGGGCCCCAGCTGGTCCTTATTTAGAAAAAGCGAGGGCATGTTCAAATTCCCTTAACACTCCTCTCCTTTTGTGAGGTAGAAAAGTAATCAATGTCAGACCAGAACTCTTCGCAATTTGAatttgcaataacgttgtcctacttgagaagtgaaaaaagaaaaaagccagATAGGACCGAATTTTTAAATTAGGCTTACTAATAAACCACTATAGGCTGCATTTGTTCACAGCATAGGCGTCGTCGAGGagtaaaaaacaaaagtaaatgaGACGGCTGTACGTTTATGTTGCAAATGGATTCACCTTGAAGTGGTTTATTAGTAAAATTTATTCCTATTTAGCCTTTTACatttacatcttttttttttttacatttttctttgaCGTTTTTGAAATTAGGTGAATTTAACCATCATAAAGAAGCAAAGCAAGTACCCGTGTCACTGAACTTGTTGACCCTAAGAAGACTAAAAATCACTGAGCAAGAATCTGAATAAGACTCGGTATTAGACGAAGATTACCAGCTGCCGAGTAGAAAAACAGCTCAGGGGAGAGAGGCAGAAGTGAATGAGATTCCAGAACCAACCGTTTACGCGTGGGCAATAATCTTGTGAAAAAGAGTAGTGACTCACCCCACTCTGAATAAAGGAAATGTAAACTAGAGTCCACACCACTCACTCATGCCTACCAGCTATTAGCTACTGAGACATTGTACC
This window encodes:
- the LOC140932977 gene encoding potassium voltage-gated channel subfamily V member 2-like — translated: MACSILSQDSISFVDRMLEKSYGSKPGPRALREIQCPRELNASWLLRPPFTTNSGENASEVQGMFHYVFDLALNKCCAILNAGTKTIINFKTRALNRSQLHNVLLNDSVHLILPVQSDEDKIYKKTLPFIKILDSPGVVLIQRSNLTQHSSWMMTNREIWNAISSCLPIVALTILLSFVAGIFVWMMETKTNNEEFGRPFYRGIFDGFWWAFVTMSTVGYGDKTPKSVIARLFAVGWILIGVTLCSLLVATLSRALTSVTVERFGVVARIKVGATRDSIGLQKAVNLGANVRGDCPFATKLFQDTSLIQRDSQ